The Thunnus thynnus chromosome 2, fThuThy2.1, whole genome shotgun sequence genome includes a region encoding these proteins:
- the dab2ipa gene encoding disabled homolog 2-interacting protein codes for MRRLRCGSQESLLSAGCVSSLELKMDQSVIIKPVHSSLLGQDYCFEVTTSTGTKCFSCRSAAERDKWMENLRRAVHPNKDNSRRLENILTVWVIEAKDLPAKKRYFCELCLDDSLYARTSCKLKTDNIFWGERFDFSSLPSISAVTLHLYKDTDRKRKKDKSSYVGLVNIPVAMVTGRQLVEKWYSVSTPSTSRGKSSVPTVRIKARYQSIVILPMEQYKEFAEYISSNYLLLCNTLEASISLRAKEELAAALVHILHSTGKAKDFLTDLMMSEVDRCRDNDQLIFRENTLATKSIEGYLKLIGQKYLQDALGEFIKALYESDENCEVDPSRCATSDLAEHQANLRMCCELAFCKILDSYRVFPRELKEVFASWRQECGNRGRPDISERLISASLFLRFLCPAVMSPSLFDLMQEYPDERTARTLTLIAKVIQNLANFSKFGTKEEYMLFMNDFVERQWSSMQRFLQEISNPDGLNHTAGFDGYIDLGRELSSLHTLLTELDQSSLSKLGPLPRILRDVSAALANPGGVANPGGVSVSSPEPQRVVSPPPLSPPLSPPLAACNPSIGLQGGVGLEGGLVDFTRLPSPTPENKDLFFVTKGSSLQPASGLQGSPAPSSSYSEPNENEAGFEMTNGSRREGPELTNESRSLSLVDLQDSSPSDGLDDSQWQRRTGLLPLSFQNPVYHMTATSPRQPQQQADATPSDGSVGSQGNADDRNAMATKPAFLTQMSVGLSGAERGERGERMSAMSSSSSGEEYSRRALSLTDTLTGSSAPPRQTSSGPQRRIDQPPPPSSAPPGPPRGRTPPSMLSGGGGSAYPPRPASGSMMSSSPDWPSSGQSRLRQTSSSSKGDSPEKQRPATKAPSPCALDRTAAWLLNMNSASSYGETEDDRHDDALIDKYQQEIALLQEKLRVAALRQEECEARLLVQDQQNQRMLQEYQARLEDTESRLRRLQDDKDLQMNSIISRLMAVEEELKKDHSDMQAVVDSKQKIIEAQEKRIASLDAANSRLMAALTQLKERYAVTSQRNGLSPSNTSSLQITENGEFRNSGNC; via the exons ATGCGGCGGCTGCGTTGCGGTAGCCAGGAGTCGTTGCTAAGCGCCGGCTGTGTGTCGTCTCTGGAACTCAAGATGGACCAATCAGTGATCATCAAACCAGTTCACTCCTCCCTACTGGGGCAGGACTACTGCTTcgag GTAACGACCTCGACAGGGACGAAGTGCTTCTCGTGTCGCTCGGCAGCAGAGAGAGATAAGTGGATGGAGAACCTGCGCAGAGCCGTTCACCCCAACAAGGACAACAGTCGGCGGCTGGAGAACATCCTCACAGTCTGGGTGATCGAAGCCAAGGACCTGCCCGCCAAGAAACG GTACTTCTGCGAGCTGTGTCTGGACGACAGTCTTTACGCTCGGACGTCATGTAAACTGAAGACTGACAACATATTTTGGGGAGAGCGTTTTGACTTCAGCAGCCTGCCGTCCATCAGTGCGGTGACGCTTCACCTCTACAAGGATactgacagaaagaggaagaaggacaAGAGCAGCTACGTTGGGTTGGTCAACATCCCCGTCGCCATGGTGACCGGCAGACAACTGGTGGAGAAGTGGTACTCGGTGAGCACGCCCAGTACCAGCCGGG GTAAGTCTTCAGTTCCCACCGTGCGAATCAAAGCTCGCTATCAGAGTATCGTCATCCTGCCGATGGAGCAGTATAAAGAGTTTGCAGAGTACATCAGCTCCAACTATCTGCTGCTCTGCAACACACTGGAAGCTTCCATCAGCCTGAGAGCCAAAGAAGAGCTCGCTGCTGCACTCGTACACATCCTGCACAGCACCGGCAAGGCCAAG GACTTCCTGACTgatctgatgatgtcagaggtaGACCGTTGCCGTGACAACGACCAGCTGATCTTCAGGGAGAACACGCTGGCCACAAAGAGCATCGAGGGGTACCTGAAGCTGATTGGACAGAAGTACCTGCAGGATGCTCTGG gtgagTTCATTAAAGCTCTGTATGAGTCAGATGAGAACTGTGAGGTCGATCCGTCCCGCTGTGCGACCTCTGACCTCGCAGAGCACCAGGCCAACCTGAGGATGTGCTGCGAACTCGCTTTCTGCAAGATCCTCGACTcatacag GGTGTTTCCGCGGGAGCTGAAGGAGGTTTTTGCGTCATGGCGACAGGAGTGTGGTAACCGGGGGCGACCAGATATCAGCGAGCGTCTCATCAGTGCCTCGTTGTTCTTGCGTTTCCTGTGTCCGGCTGTGATGTCACCATCTCTGTTCGACCTGATGCAGGAATACCCCGACGAGCGCACGGCGCGAACTTTGACCCTCATTGCTAAAGTCATCCAGAACCTCGCCAACTTCAGCAA GTTCGGCACTAAAGAGGAGTACATGCTGTTCATGAATGACTTTGTGGAGCGGCAGTGGAGCAGCATGCAGCGTTTTCTGCAGGAGATCTCAAACCCAGATGGACTGAATCACACTGCCGGCTTCGACGGATACATCGACCTTGGACGAGAGCTGTCCAGCCTGCACACCCTGCTGACTGAACTGGACCAG TCGAGCCTGTCAAAGCTCGGTCCCCTTCCTCGGATCCTCAGAGACGTGTCGGCGGCTCTGGCTAACCCTGGGGGCGTGGCTAACCCTGGGGGCGTGTCTGTATCCTCTCCAGAGCCTCAGCGTGTGGTGTCTCCGCCCCCACTGTCTCcgcccctctctcctcctctggcGGCCTGTAATCCCTCCATTGGCCTGCAGGGTGGCGTGGGACTGGAAGGAGG tttGGTAGATTTCACCAGACTTCCGTCTCCGACTCCAGAGAACAAAGATTTGTTCTTTGTCACCAAAGGATCAAGCCTGCAGCCGGCCTCAG GCCTGCAGGGCTCTCCTGCACCGAGCTCTTCGTACTCGGAGCCCAATGAGAATGAGGCGGGATTTGAAATGACCAATGGGAGCCGGAGGGAGGGGCCAGAGCTGACCAACGAGAGCCGCAGTCTGTCTCTGGTCGACCTGCAGGACTCCTCCCCTAGCGACGGCCTAGATGACAGCCAATGGCAGCGCAGGACGGGGCTCCTCCCCCTGTCTTTCCAGAACCCTGTGTATCACATGACCGCCACATCACCACGGCAACCGCAGCAGCAGGCCGACGCCACACCATCTGACGGCTCGGTGGGGTCTCAGGGAAACGCTGACGACAGAAACGCCATGGCGACCAAACCGGCGTTTCTTACCCAGATGTCCGTGGGGCTGAGCGGGGCTGAGCGGGGGGAACGCGGAGAGAGGATGTCGGCCATgtcgagcagcagcagcggagaAGAATACTCCCGCCGAGCGCTGTCACTCACCGACACGCTCACAG GTAGCTCCGCCCCCCCTCGTCAGACTTCATCGGGTCCTCAGAGACGCATCGACCagccccctcccccctcctccgcTCCGCCGGGCCCGCCTCGCGGCCGGACACCTCCCAGCATGCTCAGCGGTGGCGGAGGCTCCGCCTACCCTCCTCGCCCCGCCTCTGGCAGTATGATGTCATCAAGTCCTGATTGGCCGAGCAGCGGCCAGTCACGGCTCAGACAGACGTCCTCGTCGTCCAAAGGAGACAGCCCCGAGAAACAACGACCGGCTACCAAG gctcCGTCTCCCTGTGCGTTGGATCGTACCGCCGCCTGGCTGCTCAACATGAACTCTGCCTCCTCCTATGGAGAGACGGAGGACGATCGCCATGACGACGCCCTCATCGATAAG tatcaGCAGGAGATTGCGTTGCTGCAGGAGAAGTTGCGAGTTGCAGCGCTGCGGCAGGAGGAGTGTGAAGCCCGTCTGCTGGTCCAGGATCAGCAGAACCAGCGCATGCTGCAGGAGTACCAG GCTCGGTTGgaggacacagagagcagactgaggaggctgcAGGACGATAAAGATCTCCAGATGAACAGCATCATCAGCAG GTTGATGGCTGtagaggaggagctgaagaaggaTCATTCTGACATGCAGGCTGTGGTGGACTCCAAACAGAAGATCATCGAGGCTcag gagAAGAGGATTGCGAGTCTCGACGCTGCGAACAGCCGTCTGATGGCAGCTCTGACTCAGCTGAAGGAACGGTACgcagtgacatcacagaggAACGGCCTGTCGCCTAGCAACACGTCATCCCTGCAGATCACTGAGAACGGAGAGTTTCGCAACTCTGGCAACTGCTGA